A stretch of Ischnura elegans chromosome 4, ioIscEleg1.1, whole genome shotgun sequence DNA encodes these proteins:
- the LOC124157081 gene encoding uncharacterized protein LOC124157081 isoform X2, whose translation MTGSSNSQSSKMQEKESIDRASSSVESNHSVSPELVPKTRLVAMAPLARAQILRSRTSTSGPDSSKSDVEKENGPTSNPEESTTDRALNTMLAAIISRATEDRADNKSRRIRVLDSRGPIGFVEVEKLKKMNEMVIGLQQERARSQALNKENIWREVIGPDDQPLTQVVERSVDQLLSKALSWKKRGSKSVVKPAVSKEDDGQREMTDRGGGKGKSYGKFQSMINIDDMVTVGIERLKIENEAIKKIENEKINEIKNNEVTEQASLSDPKSGTSYLKQKEDEMVNDIRDEIDLCKERVDPSVLRERIRIGLKAAREA comes from the exons atgacagG ATCCAGTAACAGCCAATCATCAAAAATGCAAGAGAAAGAGTCGATCGACCGTGCAAGTTCTTCCGTGGAGTCAAATCATTCCGTCTCTCCTGAGTTGGTGCCAAAGACTCGTCTTGTGGCAATGGCTCCATTGGCAAGAGCCCAAATACTGAGATCTAGAACTTCAACCTCTGGCCCTGATAGCTCCAAAAGTGATGTAGAGAAAG AGAATGGACCAACCAGTAATCCAGAGGAGTCTACCACTGACAGAGCACTGAATACCATGCTTGCAGCCATTATCAGTAGAGCCACAGAGGATCGAGCTGACAATAAGTCACGCCGAATACG TGTGCTGGACAGCAGGGGTCCAATTGGTTTTGTagaagtggaaaaattgaaaaagatgaATGAGATGGTTATTGGATTGCAGCAAGAGAGAGCACGTAGCCAAGCCCTGAATAAGGAAAACATTTGGAGAGAGGTGATTGGTCCTGATGATCAACCGCTGACACAAGTGGTGGAAAGGAGTGTGGATCAACTGCTAAGTAAAGCCCTCTCATGGAAAAAGAGAGGCAGCAAGTCAGTGGTAAAGCCAGCTGTTTCAAAAGAAGATGATGGCCAGAGGGAAATGACGGACAGAGGAGGAGGCAAAGGCAAAAGTTATGGAAAATTCCAAAGCATGATAAACATTGATGACATGGTTACAGTGGGTATTGAAAGATTAAAAATAGAGAatgaagcaattaaaaaaatagagaatgagaaaattaatgaaataaagaataATGAGGTCACCGAACAAGCCAGTCTCAGTGACCCTAAGAGCGGCACATCATATCTGAAGCAAAAAGAAGATGAAATGGTAAATGATATTAGGGATGAAATAGACTTGTGCAAGGAAAGGGTTGATCCCTCGGTTCTGAGGGAGAGGATTAGGATAGGACTGAAGGCAGCGCGGGAAGCTTGA
- the LOC124157081 gene encoding uncharacterized protein LOC124157081 isoform X1 — protein sequence MYLRSSNSQSSKMQEKESIDRASSSVESNHSVSPELVPKTRLVAMAPLARAQILRSRTSTSGPDSSKSDVEKENGPTSNPEESTTDRALNTMLAAIISRATEDRADNKSRRIRVLDSRGPIGFVEVEKLKKMNEMVIGLQQERARSQALNKENIWREVIGPDDQPLTQVVERSVDQLLSKALSWKKRGSKSVVKPAVSKEDDGQREMTDRGGGKGKSYGKFQSMINIDDMVTVGIERLKIENEAIKKIENEKINEIKNNEVTEQASLSDPKSGTSYLKQKEDEMVNDIRDEIDLCKERVDPSVLRERIRIGLKAAREA from the exons atgtatttacg ATCCAGTAACAGCCAATCATCAAAAATGCAAGAGAAAGAGTCGATCGACCGTGCAAGTTCTTCCGTGGAGTCAAATCATTCCGTCTCTCCTGAGTTGGTGCCAAAGACTCGTCTTGTGGCAATGGCTCCATTGGCAAGAGCCCAAATACTGAGATCTAGAACTTCAACCTCTGGCCCTGATAGCTCCAAAAGTGATGTAGAGAAAG AGAATGGACCAACCAGTAATCCAGAGGAGTCTACCACTGACAGAGCACTGAATACCATGCTTGCAGCCATTATCAGTAGAGCCACAGAGGATCGAGCTGACAATAAGTCACGCCGAATACG TGTGCTGGACAGCAGGGGTCCAATTGGTTTTGTagaagtggaaaaattgaaaaagatgaATGAGATGGTTATTGGATTGCAGCAAGAGAGAGCACGTAGCCAAGCCCTGAATAAGGAAAACATTTGGAGAGAGGTGATTGGTCCTGATGATCAACCGCTGACACAAGTGGTGGAAAGGAGTGTGGATCAACTGCTAAGTAAAGCCCTCTCATGGAAAAAGAGAGGCAGCAAGTCAGTGGTAAAGCCAGCTGTTTCAAAAGAAGATGATGGCCAGAGGGAAATGACGGACAGAGGAGGAGGCAAAGGCAAAAGTTATGGAAAATTCCAAAGCATGATAAACATTGATGACATGGTTACAGTGGGTATTGAAAGATTAAAAATAGAGAatgaagcaattaaaaaaatagagaatgagaaaattaatgaaataaagaataATGAGGTCACCGAACAAGCCAGTCTCAGTGACCCTAAGAGCGGCACATCATATCTGAAGCAAAAAGAAGATGAAATGGTAAATGATATTAGGGATGAAATAGACTTGTGCAAGGAAAGGGTTGATCCCTCGGTTCTGAGGGAGAGGATTAGGATAGGACTGAAGGCAGCGCGGGAAGCTTGA
- the LOC124157078 gene encoding uncharacterized protein LOC124157078, producing MPKTTCAVAGCSSRKVDGIHRFPMTVERAEMWRKFCQNPALANIPANALHARVQMCKLHFCTTQFQTSERIKLNRNAVPTLFPPSSLDPVSTPDAPVPPTNDLSTPPHHMTPPPLPCSVGSSSTNLVFSTPGTSAPHRLSLNFTPISTSPITSREGCSAILRDSSPSLEMMEDEVPTLNCNPTSSFVTESSRSADVSKSSEILATPLSSSAARKGGKRSILFDLGMTRVNQLTPRKKIMYKRLVNQRRQINRWRKLVTKKSNFSDLNPDSRFMKAIEKNLSPSAVTFLSTLLREGQKKPKGRRWTHELKVKALSIFKKSPRAYTFLRNFLPIPCRKTLTKLLSSFPFTTGINPTIFNLLTTSAQRMEERDRHCCLLFDEMSLKKELVWDRVHDHIAGYEDHGSSRRREVIAEKALVFMVRGLWSKWKCPVAYYFSNGAVTSTSLQILIQEVLHHLMRTGLKIVATVCDMATTNVRALQLLGASFDEPSFEFEGKTVVTIFDPPHLLKCVRNLFWAHDFMVPVTIGGNVVMMRASWSHVRAVYDDDGQNPCGRLFKLTENHLSPEGYLKMRVFLAAQVFSLHVSRGVGALVGRAVLPTAALGTAELLLLMNNLFDSMNGDKAGAKRIGSSSMYRVPMTARSHHLETFRLMEEKIRALKMFKGRGVAGDHIPPKWRPKYKGKKVPPPNAISGPPPSIMGWIATLRGISMLWERVGSRYGHMNTRSLNQDPIENLFNLVRQNCGCNRTPNAYQFVSALKTAVINGLVITNSRGNCEIDDCSSLSGLNELFSGDNEDSSSLLHEEYALGLIPVANRTSPKMVKLSAKEMQSVAVVAQHVARTVLKDNTCNLCSSCLLTDNPDPCNLFLEMQRGDHEPSQCPTEELVVAVGEGITWLLEELPVRGHEERLSHKMEEELSQKVNFSFILCEIHFKALQANIVKCIVIVGIEKYIRKVNRE from the exons ATGCCGAAGACAACTTGTGCAGTGGCCGGCTGCAGCAGCCGAAAAGTTGACGGCATACATAGGTTTCCTATGACggtggaaag ggcAGAGATGTGGCGTAAGTTCTGCCAGAACCCAGCCCTGGCGAATATCCCCGCAAATGCACTACATGCTCGAGTGCAGATGTGTAAGTTGCATTTCTGTACCACCCAGTTCCAAACAAGCGAGCGCATCAAGTTGAATAGGAACGCTGTGCCTACTCTTTTTCCTCCATCTTCCCTTGACCCTGTTAGCACTCCTGATGCTCCTGTCCCCCCAACCAATGATCTCAGCACTCCTCCCCATCATATGACCCCTCCTCCTTTACCATGTTCTGTGGGTTCATCATCAACCAATTTGGTTTTTTCTACTCCCGGCACCTCAGCTCCCCATCGTTTATCTCTAAATTTCACCCCTATTTCGACCTCTCCCATCACATCTAGGGAAGGGTGTTCTGCAATACTTCGAGATAGTTCACCTTCTTTAGAAATGATGGAAGATGAAGTGCCTACCCTTAATTGTAATCCCACCTCTTCATTTGTCACTGAATCTTCCCGGTCAGCAGATGTTTCAAAATCTAGTGAGATTCTTGCTACACCTTTGTCATCATCTGCTGCTCGGAAAGGTGGAAAGCGCTCCATTCTCTTCGACCTTGGCATGACGAGGGTCAATCAGTTGACTCCTCGCAAGAAAATCATGTACAAGAGGTTGGTGAATCAGCGCCGACAAATAAATCGGTGGAGAAAGCTTGTGACTAAAAAGTCTAATTTCTCTGATCTTAACCCTGACAGCAGATTCATGAAGGCCATCGAAAAAAATTTATCCCCCTCTGCTGTCACTTTTTTAAGCACTCTTTTGAGGGAAGGGCAGAAAAAGCCAAAAGGTAGGAGGTGGACCCATGAACTAAAGGTAAAAGCCCTATCCATTTTTAAGAAGAGCCCTCGTGCATATACTTTCCTTCGTAATTTCCTTCCAATTCCTTGCCGCAAAACCCTCACCAAGCTTCTTTCTTCTTTCCCATTCACCACGGGGATCAACCCTACCATTTTCAACCTCCTCACCACCTCCGCACAGAGAATGGAGGAAAGGGATAGGCACTGCTGCTTGCTGTTTGATGAGATGTCACTCAAAAAGGAGCTGGTGTGGGACAGGGTTCATGACCATATTGCTGGATATGAGGACCATGGAAGTAGCAGACGGCGGGAAGTCATTGCTGAAAAGGCTTTGGTTTTCATGGTCCGTGGCCTCTGGTCCAAGTGGAAGTGCCCTGTGGCATACTACTTCAGCAATGGGGCAGTTACTTCCACTTCCCTACAAATCCTGATACAGGAAGTCCTCCACCATCTTATGAGGACAGGGTTAAAAATAGTAGCCACTGTCTGTGACATGGCTACAACAAATGTCAGGGCCCTTCAGCTCTTGGGAGCTTCATTTGATGAACCATCCTTTGAGTTCGAAGGGAAGACAGTGGTTACAATTTTTGACCCTCCACATCTTTTGAAGTGTGTCCGGAACTTGTTCTGGGCACATGACTTCATGGTTCCTGTAACTATAGGGGGCAATGTGGTCATGATGAGGGCATCTTGGAGCCATGTGCGGGCGGTATATGATGACGATGGCCAAAATCCATGTGGAAG ATTATTTAAGCTCACGGAAAACCATTTGAGCCCAGAGGGCTATTTGAAAATGAGGGTTTTCCTTGCGGCCCAAGTTTTCAGCCTCCATGTTAGCCGGGGAGTCGGGGCTTTAGTTGGTAGAG CTGTTTTACCAACTGCTGCACTGGGGACAGCAGAGCTGCTGCTCCTGATGAACAACCTCTTCGATTCCATGAATGGAGATAAGGCGGGAGCGAAGAGGATTGGGAGCAGTAGCATGTACCGGGTGCCAATGACAGCCAGAAGCCACCATTTGGAAACATTCCGGCTCATGGAGGAGAAAATCAGGGCACTAAAAATGTTCAAGGGCCGTGGGGTTGCTGGAGACCACATCCCTCCCAAATGGCGGCCCAAGTATAAGGGGAAGAAAGTGCCTCCTCCCAATGCGATTTCAGGACCTCCCCCTTCTATAATGGGGTGGATAGCTACCCTTAGGGGAATTAGTATGTTATGGGAGCGGGTGGGAAGCAGGTACGGCCATATGAACACTCGAAGTTTGAATCAGGATCCCATTGAAAACTTATTCAACCTTGTGAGACAAAATTGTGGGTGCAATCGCACTCCAAATGCATATCAATTTGTCTCAGCCTTGAAGACTGCTGTCATCAATGGATTGGTTATCACAAATTCACGTGGTAACTGTGAAATTGATGACTGCAGCTCTTTGAGTGGGTTGAATGAGCTTTTCAGTGGAGATAATGAGGATAGCTCTTCCCTATTGCATGAAGAATATGCTCTAGGATTGATTCCTGTGGCCAATAGAACATCACCTAAAATGGTGAAGTTGTCTGCCAAAGAAATGCAATCAGTTGCAGTCGTTGCACAACACGTGGCAAGGACAGTTCTGAAGGACAACACATGTAACTTGTGCTCTTCATGCCTTCTCACAGACAATCCAGATCCATGTAATCTCTTTCTTGAGATGCAGAGGGGAGACCATGAACCTTCTCAGTGTCCCACTGAGGAGTTAGTGGTCGCCGTCGGGGAGGGGATTACATGGTTGCTGGAGGAATTGCCTGTGAGAGGCCATGAAGAGCGACTCTCTCACAAAATGGAAGAAGAGTTGTCccaaaaagtcaacttttctttcattttgtgtgAGATTCATTTTAAGGCCCTTCAGGCAAATATAGTTAAATGCATTGTGATAGTAggtatagaaaaatatataaggaaAGTAAATAGGGAATAA
- the LOC124157081 gene encoding uncharacterized protein LOC124157081 isoform X3 — protein sequence MQEKESIDRASSSVESNHSVSPELVPKTRLVAMAPLARAQILRSRTSTSGPDSSKSDVEKENGPTSNPEESTTDRALNTMLAAIISRATEDRADNKSRRIRVLDSRGPIGFVEVEKLKKMNEMVIGLQQERARSQALNKENIWREVIGPDDQPLTQVVERSVDQLLSKALSWKKRGSKSVVKPAVSKEDDGQREMTDRGGGKGKSYGKFQSMINIDDMVTVGIERLKIENEAIKKIENEKINEIKNNEVTEQASLSDPKSGTSYLKQKEDEMVNDIRDEIDLCKERVDPSVLRERIRIGLKAAREA from the exons ATGCAAGAGAAAGAGTCGATCGACCGTGCAAGTTCTTCCGTGGAGTCAAATCATTCCGTCTCTCCTGAGTTGGTGCCAAAGACTCGTCTTGTGGCAATGGCTCCATTGGCAAGAGCCCAAATACTGAGATCTAGAACTTCAACCTCTGGCCCTGATAGCTCCAAAAGTGATGTAGAGAAAG AGAATGGACCAACCAGTAATCCAGAGGAGTCTACCACTGACAGAGCACTGAATACCATGCTTGCAGCCATTATCAGTAGAGCCACAGAGGATCGAGCTGACAATAAGTCACGCCGAATACG TGTGCTGGACAGCAGGGGTCCAATTGGTTTTGTagaagtggaaaaattgaaaaagatgaATGAGATGGTTATTGGATTGCAGCAAGAGAGAGCACGTAGCCAAGCCCTGAATAAGGAAAACATTTGGAGAGAGGTGATTGGTCCTGATGATCAACCGCTGACACAAGTGGTGGAAAGGAGTGTGGATCAACTGCTAAGTAAAGCCCTCTCATGGAAAAAGAGAGGCAGCAAGTCAGTGGTAAAGCCAGCTGTTTCAAAAGAAGATGATGGCCAGAGGGAAATGACGGACAGAGGAGGAGGCAAAGGCAAAAGTTATGGAAAATTCCAAAGCATGATAAACATTGATGACATGGTTACAGTGGGTATTGAAAGATTAAAAATAGAGAatgaagcaattaaaaaaatagagaatgagaaaattaatgaaataaagaataATGAGGTCACCGAACAAGCCAGTCTCAGTGACCCTAAGAGCGGCACATCATATCTGAAGCAAAAAGAAGATGAAATGGTAAATGATATTAGGGATGAAATAGACTTGTGCAAGGAAAGGGTTGATCCCTCGGTTCTGAGGGAGAGGATTAGGATAGGACTGAAGGCAGCGCGGGAAGCTTGA